The genome window CCGCGCGGCCGAGGCGATAGACGCGCGTGGAATCGAGGATCGCCATGACGAGGATGAGCACGGCGAGATTCTGCGGTAGCACGGCGAGCACCACCAGCGCGAAGATCAAGGTCGGGATGGACATCATCAAATCGTTGAAACGCGAGAAGACCGTGTCGATCAATCCACGCGAGACAGCGGCGGTGAAGCTGAGGATGATGCCGAGCGAAAACGAAATGATCGTCGCGGTCAGCGCCACGAACAGCGTGGTGCGGGCGCCGTAGATAAGCCGCGAAAGGATATCGCGGCCGAGATTGTCAAGGCCGAAGAAATATTGCGCGTCGGCTGGCTGCCAGACATTGCCGACGACTTCGGTTTCGCCATAGGGCGCGATCAGGGGGGCAAAGATCGCGCAGATGAAAGCCAGCAGAATGCCGATGATGCCGACCCAGGCGGTGATGGGGATGTCTCTCAATCTCATCGTGGATGCCTCAGGCGCGGGTTTGCGACGATCGCCAGGATATCGGCAACCATGTTGAGCAGGATGTAGACGGCGGCGAAGATCAGGCCGCAGGCTTGGACCACCGGCATGTCGCGCACGGTGACGGCATCGACCATGTACTGACCCATGCCGGGATAGACGAAGACGACTTCCACCACCACGACACCGACGATGAGATAGGCAAGGTTCAGCGCCACGACGTTGATGATCGGCGCCAGCGCATTGGGGGCGGCATGTTTGACGATCGCGCGAAAGGCGCTGAGACCCTTCAATTCCGCCGTTTCCATGTAGGCGGACGACATGACCGAGAGGATCGCTGCCCGTGTCATGCGCATCATATGCGCGAGGACGACGAGCACCAGCGTCGCCGTCGGCAAGGCGATGGCCTTCAATCGGTCGATAAAGCCCATACCGTCATAGACGGTCGCCGGAAAGGTCGCGATCCCGAATTTCACGGCGAAAAACAGAATGAGCAGATAACCGATGAAAAATTCCGGCAATGAAATCGCCGCCAGCGAGATCACGTTGATGATCTTGTCGGGCAAACGGTTTCGGAAATGCACGGCCAGCATGCCGAGCCCGACGGCGAGTGGTACGGAGATTACTGCGGCACAGGCCGCAAGGAAAAGCGAATTGCCGAGACGTTTGCCGATCTGCTCGCTGACGGAATTCTTGCTGGCCCAGGATGTACCGAAATCGCCCTGCACGGCGTTGCCGAGCCATTCGACGTAGCGGGTCGTGACAGACCGGTTGAGGCCGAGTTCGGTGCGGATATTGGCGACGGCCTGTGGCGTTGCCGACTGGCCGAGATAGGTGGTCGCGAAATCGCCCGGCAAGGCTTCGAGGCCGCCGAAGATCAGGACCGAGACCGCGAAAAGCAGCACGAGGCTGAGCAGGCAACGCTCGATGATGAGGGAAAGCAGCGGGAAGCGCTGCTTGAACCGCAATCCGGGCAGCACTGTGCTGGGTTGTAGATTGGACATGACTGATGCCTCGCGCTGAAACGTCTGGAGGACCGCGAAGGTTTTCCGCGATCCCGGTTCCGTTAGAGATAAGGGCGTTTCTGCCCTGCTTCGAGCATCAGGTCTCCAACCAGACGCGGGTCGCGACGTAGCCGTTCGACATATCGTTGCCGATGTCGTGGACATAGCCCTTCACCTGCTTGGTGGAGGCGTTCACGAAGTCGTTGAACATCGGCAGAATGACGCCGCCCTCGTCGCGGACCATCATCGCCATGCTGCGATAAAGCTCCTTGCGCTTGGCTTCGTCGAGTTCCGAGCGGGCTTCCAGGAGAAGCTTGTCGAAGTCCGGACGCTTGAAGCGGGTGTCGTTCCAGTCCGCCGTCGAGAGATAGGCGGTGGAATACATCTGATCCTGCGTCGGGCGGCCGCCCCAATAGGAGGTGGAGAAGGGCTGGACGTTCCAGACGTTGGTCCAGTAGCCGTCGCCCGGCTCGCGCTTAACCTCGATGTTGATGCCGGCCTTCTTGCAGCTTTCCTGATAGAGGACCGCGGCGTCGACGGCGCCCGGGAAGGCGACTTCCGAGGTGCGCAGCAGCACGGAGCCGCTGTGGCCGGACTTCTTATAGTGGAAGGCGGCCTTGTCGGGATCGTAGCTGCGCTGCTCGATGCCTTCGGGGAAGAGGGCATAGGTGCTATTGATCGGGAAGTCGTTGCCGACCTTGCCGTAGCCGCCGAGGATCTTCTTCACCATGGTTTCGCGGTCCATGGCATATTTC of Rhizobium sp. NXC24 contains these proteins:
- a CDS encoding ABC transporter permease codes for the protein MRLRDIPITAWVGIIGILLAFICAIFAPLIAPYGETEVVGNVWQPADAQYFFGLDNLGRDILSRLIYGARTTLFVALTATIISFSLGIILSFTAAVSRGLIDTVFSRFNDLMMSIPTLIFALVVLAVLPQNLAVLILVMAILDSTRVYRLGRAVALDVAVMEFVEAAKLRGEGKVWIIFREILPNTLSPLLAEFGLRFAFSILFLSTLSFLGLGIQPPSADWGGMVKDNKDGIIFGISAALVPGSAIAALAVCVNLVVDWLLKRTSSLKGGRGDA
- a CDS encoding ABC transporter permease, with translation MSNLQPSTVLPGLRFKQRFPLLSLIIERCLLSLVLLFAVSVLIFGGLEALPGDFATTYLGQSATPQAVANIRTELGLNRSVTTRYVEWLGNAVQGDFGTSWASKNSVSEQIGKRLGNSLFLAACAAVISVPLAVGLGMLAVHFRNRLPDKIINVISLAAISLPEFFIGYLLILFFAVKFGIATFPATVYDGMGFIDRLKAIALPTATLVLVVLAHMMRMTRAAILSVMSSAYMETAELKGLSAFRAIVKHAAPNALAPIINVVALNLAYLIVGVVVVEVVFVYPGMGQYMVDAVTVRDMPVVQACGLIFAAVYILLNMVADILAIVANPRLRHPR